In Streptomyces venezuelae, the sequence CATGCCCACCGGCCAGGTCGTGGACGCCCCGGCGCCGGTCGCCGAGCTGCTGCGCCGGGTCAAGGCCCGCCCGCTGCCGCCGGAGCGCCAGTGGGAGTCCGCCGGCGAGGGCGCGGACGTCCGCGCGCTGCCGGGCGGCCTCTCCAACACCACCCACGGTGAGGGCGTCGTCCGCGGCGTCGGCTACGCGGTCGGCATCAAGAACGTCGGCTTCTCCGAGGGCTTCGACGACTACTCCACCGCCCGCGTGCGCCTGGAGGTCATCAACGGCGAGCCCGTCGCGATGGTCCACACGGCCATGGCGGAGGTCGGCCAGGGCGGTATCACCGTCCACACGCAGATCGCCCGTACCGAGCTGGGCGTCACGCAGGTGACCATCCACCCGGCCGACACGCAGGTCGGCTCCGCCGGTTCCACGTCCGCCTCCCGGCAGACGTACATGACCGGCGGCGCGGTGAAGAACACCTGCGAGGCCGTCCGCGAGGCCCTGCTGGAGATCGGCCGACGCAAGAACGGCTCGTACCATCCGGCGTGGGCCACGGCCGAGCTGCTCCTCGAAGGCGGCAAGGTCGTCACCGACGGCGGCGAGGTCCTCGCGGACATCGCCGACATCCTGGGCGACGAGGCCATCGACCTCGAACTCGAGTTCCGGCACGCGCCGACCGAGCCCTTCGACCTGGTCACCGGCCAGGGCAACGGCCACGTCCAGTACACCTTCGCCGCGCACCGAGCGGTCGTCGAGGTGGACACCGAGCTCGGCCTGGTCAAGGTCGTCGAGCTGGCGACCGCGCAGGACGTCGGCAAGGCCCTCAACATGCTTTCCGTGGTCGGCCAGATCCAGGGTGGTACCACCCAGGGCCTGGGCGTCGCGATCATGGAAGAGATCATCGTGGACCCGAAGACCGCGAAGGTGCGCAACCCCTCCTTCACGGACTACCTGATCCCGACCATCCTCGACACCCCGACCATCCCGGTCGACGTCCTGGAGCTCGCCGACCCGAAGGCCCCCTACGGCCTGCGCGGTATGGGCGAGGCCCCGACCCTCTCGTCCACGCCGGCCGTCATCGCGGCGATCCGGCAGGCGACGGGTCTTGAGATCAACAAGACGCCGATCCGTCCGGAAGCCCTTACCGGGACCCTCTAGGACGGCGTGGTCCGGGGGCCGCGAGGCTCCCGGACCCCCTCAGACTCTCCGGGCGGTGTGCGTGGGAACGTCACACTTCACCGCATACCGCCCGGAGGAACCACGAAGCACCGCACCGCTCGCGGTCCCTTCACCTGGCAGTACCCCTGCAAGAACCCCCGTAGTACCAGCGGTCACCCCCGCACTACCCGCAGTACACGCAGTGAACATTCGCGTCGCCTCGGGCCGTCACCCCGGGTCGTGCAGCCAACGCAGCATCCCAAATCCCGCGTCTCCAATCTCCAAGCGGGTGCCCCTTTGAACCTTGGGAGTTAGGCACCATGACCCAGTCGTCAGTAGAGCCCAAGACCACCGCGGAGGAGGCCGGCGACGGCTCTCAGCCGCCCGCCGGACGGTCCTGGCTCGACCGCTATTTCCACATAACGCACAGAGGGTCCAACGTCGGCAACGAGGTCCGTGGCGGTATCACGACCTTCATGGCCATGGCGTACATCCTGCTGCTCAACCCCCTGCTCCTGTCGGGCAAGGACGTCGCCGGCACGGTGATGGACGGGTCGGCGATCATCACCGCCACCGCGTTCGCCGCCGCCGTCACGACGCTCCTCATGGGCTTCGTCGGCAAGGTGCCGCTCGCCCTCGCCGCCGGTCTCTCCGTGTCCGGCGTGCTGGCCTCGCAGGTGGCCCCCCAGATGACCTGGCCGCAGGCCATGGGCATGTGTGTGGTCTACGGTGTCGTGATCTGTCTCCTGGTCGTCACCGGCCTCCGAGAGATGATCATGAACGCGATCCCCCTCGCGCTCAAGCACGCCATCACCATGGGCATCGGTCTCTTCGTCGCCCTGATCGGCTTCGTCAAGGCCGGCTTCGTCGGCAAGGGCCCGGAGTTCGGTCCCCCCGTCCAGCTGGGTGCGGTCGGTGAGCTGTCCGGCTGGCCCGTGCTGCTCTTCTGCATCACCCTGGTCGCCATCTTCATGCTCCAGGCCCGCAAGGTGCCCGGCGCGATCCTGATCGGCATCGTCGGCGGTACCGTCCTGGCCGCGATCCTCAACGCCATCGTGGACATCGACCCGAAGGCCTGGAAGAACGGCCCGCCGGAGCTGGACGGCTCCGCGGTCTCGATGCCGAACTTCTCGCTCTTCGGTGACGTCTCCTTCGGCGGCTGGGGCGACGTCGGCTACATGACGGTCGGCATGATCGTCTTCACGCTGGTGCTCGCCGGCTTCTTCGACGCCATGGCCACCATCATCGGTGTCGGTACCGAGGCCAAGCTGGCCGACGACAAGGGCCGCATGCCGGGCCTGTCCAAGGCGCTCTTCATCGACGGCGCCGGTGGCGCCATCGGTGGCGTCGCGGGCGGCTCCGGCCAGACCGTGTTCGTCGAGTCCGCGACCGGCGTCGGCGAGGGTGCCCGTACGGGCCTCGCCTCCGTGGTCACCGGCCTGTTCTTCGCCGCCTGCCTCTTCTTCACCCCGCTCACGCAGATCGTCCCGGGTGAGGTCGCCTCCGCGGCCCTGGTCGTCATCGGCGCGATGATGATGCAGAACGCCCGCCACGTGGACTGGGCGGACAGCGCGACCGCGATCCCGGTCTTCCTGACCGTCGTGATCATGCCCTTCACGTACTCGATCACGGCCGGTGTCGCCGCCGGTGTGATCTCCTACGTCGCCATCAAGATCGCTCAGGGCAAGGCCCGGGAGATCGGCGGCTTCATGTGGGCACTGACCGCGATCTTCCTGGTGTTCTTCGCCCTGAACCCGATCGAGCACTGGCTCGGGGTCGGCTGACCCGGAACCATCTGATCAACACGTGACCGCACCTCCACGCATCCGATCCGCGCAACCGACGCGCGTATCCGATACTGGAACCGAACCTCCGAGGAGGCCTCCCATGCTGGACATCGCCGAAGAGCTGAACCGGTGGGTCGAGCAGGGGCGTGACTTCGCCGTCGCCACCGTCGTGGCGGTCGGCGGCAGCGCGCCCCGGCAGCCCGGGGCCGCTCTCGCCGTCGACAGCGAGGGCACGGCCATCGGCTCGGTCTCCGGCGGATGCGTGGAAGGTGCGGTGTACGAGCTGTGCCGGCAGGCGCTCGTGGACGGCGAGACCGTCCACGAGCGCTTCGGGTACAGCGACGACGATGCCTTCGCCGTAGGCCTGACCTGCGGCGGAATCATCGACATCCTGGTCACCCCGGTCCGCGTGGGTTCTCCCGTACGGGAGGTCTTCGCGGCCGGCCTGGCCGCCGCCGCCCGTGGCGAGGCCGGGGCGGTGGCCCGGATCGCGCAGGGCCCGGCCGAGCTCATGGGCCGCGCCGTGTTCGTCCGTACCGAAGGCGCCCACCAGGGCGGCTTCGGCGGGCACCCCGAGCTGGACCGCACCATCGCCGAGGAGGCCCGCGCCATGCTCGACGCCGGCCGGACCGGCGTGCTGGAGATCGGCGCCGACGGAAGGCTCTGCGGAGAGCCGCTGAGGGTGCTCGTCGAATCCAGCGTCCCGCCCCCGCGGATGATCGTCTTCGGCGCCATCGACTTCGCCTCCGCCCTCGTGCGGATCGGCAAGTTCCTCGGCTACCGGGTGACCGTGGCCGACGCGCGGCCCGTCTTCGCCACGAAGACCCGCTTCCCGGAAGCCGACGAGATCATCGTCGGCTGGCCCCACCGCTACCTGGAGGAGCAGTCCTCGGCGGGCCTCGTCGACAGCCGGACCGTCCTGTGCGTGCTCACCCACGACGCCAAGTTCGACGTCCCGCTCCTCGAACTGGCCCTCAGGCTGCCCGTCGCCTACGTCGGAGCCATGGGCTCGCGCCGCACCCACGAGGACCGCAACGAGCGGTTGCGCGAGGTCGGCGTGACCGAGCTCGAACTGGCCCGGCTGCGCTCCCCGATCGGCCTGGACCTCGGCGCCCGCTCCCCGGAGGAGACCGCGCTGTCCATCGCCGCCGAGATCGTCGCGAACCGCCGCGGCGGCACCGGCGCGGCCCTGACCGGCGCGCACATCCCGATCCACCCGGACGTCTCGCACACGATCCTCGACCGGATCGGTTCCGTCGCCTGAAGGCGTGACGGCCGAACGTGAAAAAAGGGCGTGCCCCGTAGGGGTTGCGCCCTTTCGCCGTTCCCCCTAGCTTACCCGCCGGTAATCGGAGGCACCCTCTCCATCCCTTCCCCGTACCGGAGTTGAGCGGATGTTGCGTACCGTGCGAACCCTGGGCCTGCTGGCCGCGGCCACCCTGCTCACCGCCTTCACCCCGCCCCCGGCCGGGCCCGCGTCCCCGGCCGCTTCGGCCGCTCCGGCCGGGGAACTGCGCGAGGTCCTCTTCGTCGGGAACAACTGGGAGGGGACCGCCGACGTCCTCGTCTCCACCGGCGATCTCGCCGCGGTCGGCCGGATCAACGTGGTCCCCGACAAGGCGGAGCGGCTGCGCGAGATCTACCTCAACCCCGTCAAGCTCGCCTTCTTCCTCGGCATCCGGGAGAGCGCGGGCGAGGGGCACGACCAGTTCGTCGACGACATGTACACCACCCCGGACGGCTCCGCGGTCGTCGTCTCCCGCCCCAGCTTCGCCGACGTCGTGTCCATCGACCTGGCCTCCGGACGCGTCAACTGGCGCTTCCCGGTGTCCGGGTACCGCTCCGACCACATGGCGGTCTCGCCGGACGGGACCC encodes:
- a CDS encoding NCS2 family permease; amino-acid sequence: MTQSSVEPKTTAEEAGDGSQPPAGRSWLDRYFHITHRGSNVGNEVRGGITTFMAMAYILLLNPLLLSGKDVAGTVMDGSAIITATAFAAAVTTLLMGFVGKVPLALAAGLSVSGVLASQVAPQMTWPQAMGMCVVYGVVICLLVVTGLREMIMNAIPLALKHAITMGIGLFVALIGFVKAGFVGKGPEFGPPVQLGAVGELSGWPVLLFCITLVAIFMLQARKVPGAILIGIVGGTVLAAILNAIVDIDPKAWKNGPPELDGSAVSMPNFSLFGDVSFGGWGDVGYMTVGMIVFTLVLAGFFDAMATIIGVGTEAKLADDKGRMPGLSKALFIDGAGGAIGGVAGGSGQTVFVESATGVGEGARTGLASVVTGLFFAACLFFTPLTQIVPGEVASAALVVIGAMMMQNARHVDWADSATAIPVFLTVVIMPFTYSITAGVAAGVISYVAIKIAQGKAREIGGFMWALTAIFLVFFALNPIEHWLGVG
- a CDS encoding XdhC family protein, coding for MLDIAEELNRWVEQGRDFAVATVVAVGGSAPRQPGAALAVDSEGTAIGSVSGGCVEGAVYELCRQALVDGETVHERFGYSDDDAFAVGLTCGGIIDILVTPVRVGSPVREVFAAGLAAAARGEAGAVARIAQGPAELMGRAVFVRTEGAHQGGFGGHPELDRTIAEEARAMLDAGRTGVLEIGADGRLCGEPLRVLVESSVPPPRMIVFGAIDFASALVRIGKFLGYRVTVADARPVFATKTRFPEADEIIVGWPHRYLEEQSSAGLVDSRTVLCVLTHDAKFDVPLLELALRLPVAYVGAMGSRRTHEDRNERLREVGVTELELARLRSPIGLDLGARSPEETALSIAAEIVANRRGGTGAALTGAHIPIHPDVSHTILDRIGSVA